A single bacterium DNA region contains:
- a CDS encoding DUF58 domain-containing protein translates to MKLLRLRKKEEREKRLREILKRVRRIDITTRRYVQEIFSGQYHSVFRGRGIEFSEVREYQPGDDVRTIDWNVTARMGRTYVKVFEEERELTVLIAADMSRSAAFGTRNELKREIAVEISALLAFSAIQNNDLVGLLMFTDRVEKFIPPKKGKQHILRIIRELLAYEPSHPNTDIAAALNYLQRILKRSAIVFLISDFLDGDLKKPLALTAKRHDLIPIVVSDPAEWHLEGAGVLVLEDAETGELIAVDTSDKMVVNEFRARAQKEFEAQKKLFASVGIDAIYVRTDEDYVKSLQRFFRQRAQRFR, encoded by the coding sequence ATGAAACTTTTGCGGCTGCGAAAAAAGGAAGAGCGCGAAAAGAGGCTTAGAGAGATTCTCAAGCGGGTGCGCAGAATTGATATTACTACGAGAAGATATGTTCAGGAGATTTTCTCGGGGCAGTATCATTCAGTTTTCCGGGGACGGGGAATAGAGTTTTCAGAGGTAAGGGAGTATCAGCCGGGCGATGATGTCAGAACTATCGACTGGAATGTCACGGCACGCATGGGTCGAACTTATGTCAAGGTATTTGAGGAAGAGCGCGAACTTACCGTGCTTATCGCAGCCGACATGAGTCGTTCAGCCGCATTCGGAACGAGAAACGAGCTTAAACGCGAAATAGCCGTGGAAATTTCCGCTCTGCTTGCCTTCTCCGCGATCCAGAACAACGACCTCGTTGGACTTCTGATGTTTACCGATAGAGTGGAAAAGTTTATTCCGCCAAAGAAAGGGAAACAACATATTCTGCGCATTATAAGAGAGCTCCTTGCTTATGAGCCGTCTCATCCTAATACTGATATTGCTGCTGCCCTGAATTATTTGCAGCGAATATTGAAGCGTTCAGCGATAGTTTTTTTGATCTCCGACTTTCTTGATGGTGACCTGAAAAAGCCTTTGGCGCTTACTGCTAAACGGCACGACCTTATTCCTATCGTGGTTTCCGACCCAGCCGAATGGCATCTTGAGGGTGCAGGGGTTCTGGTTCTTGAGGATGCCGAGACTGGCGAACTTATCGCAGTTGACACATCAGATAAGATGGTGGTTAATGAATTCAGGGCTCGAGCGCAGAAGGAATTTGAGGCGCAGAAGAAACTTTTTGCATCTGTAGGTATCGATGCTATTTATGTCCGCACCGATGAGGATTATGTTAAGTCACTTCAGCGATTTTTCAGACAACGAGCGCAACGATTCCGATGA
- a CDS encoding VWA domain-containing protein — protein sequence MIKFANPHMAFLFAGVPVLILLFLVYDSLRRRALSRIGDRKLIERMLLFYNPVTRTWRRIFLVLGYSLLVLALMRPQIGAKLEKVKREGIDIVFALDVSKSMLAEDLKPNRLANAKNEIRDFVRLSATDRFALVVFAGDAYIMCPLTIDYDAFLMFLNAVDVGIVADPGTDIARALGVAEKAFVEDVPRYKAIVLITDGENTADSDPIGVAKELAKKGIKVYTIGVGSPTGAPVPMKDSKGNVIGYKRDPVTGAIVTSRLDEDLLQRIAEITGGKYFAARPGAENIRSMLSEIRKMGKKEFETLVFSHYEEKFYYPLTLGILFLLAYWALPERSKKLKM from the coding sequence ATGATAAAGTTCGCCAATCCACATATGGCTTTTTTGTTTGCTGGGGTTCCGGTTTTGATACTGCTTTTTTTGGTTTATGACTCGCTTCGACGGCGGGCTTTGTCGCGAATAGGTGACAGGAAGCTTATCGAGCGAATGCTTCTTTTTTACAATCCGGTAACGAGAACATGGAGAAGGATATTTTTGGTCTTGGGATATTCTCTTTTGGTTCTTGCGCTTATGCGGCCGCAAATCGGCGCGAAGCTTGAAAAGGTTAAGCGCGAGGGGATAGACATAGTTTTCGCACTCGATGTATCTAAATCCATGCTTGCCGAGGACCTTAAGCCTAATAGGCTGGCTAATGCCAAAAACGAAATTCGCGATTTCGTCAGGTTGTCCGCCACCGATAGGTTCGCGCTGGTCGTTTTTGCGGGAGATGCTTACATAATGTGCCCTCTAACTATCGACTACGATGCATTCCTTATGTTCCTTAATGCGGTGGATGTTGGCATAGTCGCTGACCCGGGCACCGACATAGCGCGTGCGCTTGGGGTGGCAGAAAAAGCTTTCGTCGAGGACGTTCCGCGTTATAAGGCGATAGTTCTGATAACTGACGGTGAGAATACAGCAGATAGTGACCCCATAGGTGTTGCCAAGGAGTTGGCAAAAAAAGGAATAAAAGTCTACACAATAGGTGTTGGTTCTCCGACGGGCGCACCTGTGCCCATGAAGGATTCCAAAGGAAATGTTATCGGATACAAAAGGGACCCTGTCACCGGCGCTATAGTAACCTCTCGCCTTGACGAGGACTTGCTCCAGCGCATAGCGGAAATAACCGGTGGCAAATATTTTGCTGCTCGCCCTGGTGCTGAAAACATTCGGTCAATGCTTTCCGAAATAAGAAAAATGGGCAAAAAGGAGTTTGAGACACTCGTTTTCAGTCATTATGAGGAAAAGTTCTACTATCCGCTTACGCTTGGTATCCTGTTCTTGTTAGCTTACTGGGCTTTGCCCGAAAGAAGTAAAAAGTTGAAAATGTGA
- a CDS encoding protein BatD, with amino-acid sequence MLHLVFALSIVFAAEDITVTASVDKTTAFLGDVVTLTVTVQGRKLPSVSAPRFPATNDWSLRGTSSSTSTSIQIINGKMTSSKTIDYIYFIVPQRTGKLVIPSMEVLVGGKKYRTKPITVNILSGGAKPRQPKKGAPSARQPAGQPQSAEQDVFIGVDANKKSVYQGEQITVYFTLYSRLDLVNLSYKKDAEFKNAWVETIFEATRLQPRVVTIGGKRYYAFPIKTVAAFPLMPGYVTVEPMELKCVVQYPPRSFFDFGRRAEIIARSKPLKIKVLSLPEAGKPDGFTGAVGKFSFSLKADRDTLSVGDALGITVRVSGAGNIETITLPQPQFPQDFEVFDKKEKVTKDVKGEQIIGTKSAEYVVVPHSEGEFIIPPVEFSYFNPRTRKYVKLSSDSIRIVVGPGKGVSIVGPVGRSRIVAVGGDIEFIKPDALRLTVGRLSLPNGLRALWFIPIEILAILGAYAYRLRYERMLRDIKRIKASRAFKEAQRRLSGVRRAKDAAQALSAIYDAIFQFIAAKLGIEAGAVIFDEAAAKLMEKGVPEETIEGLRDALDKIHSSRFAPAGEHCDVVELSEKVREYLKTIDETFDRA; translated from the coding sequence ATGTTACATTTAGTGTTTGCGCTTAGCATCGTTTTCGCCGCCGAGGATATTACAGTTACCGCCTCAGTGGATAAAACTACTGCTTTTTTGGGTGATGTTGTTACTCTGACTGTTACTGTGCAGGGGAGGAAACTTCCATCTGTGAGTGCGCCCCGATTTCCCGCAACCAATGATTGGAGCCTGCGCGGAACATCGTCGTCGACATCGACGAGCATACAGATTATAAATGGGAAAATGACATCATCGAAAACCATTGACTACATCTACTTCATAGTACCCCAGCGAACAGGCAAGCTCGTTATTCCATCCATGGAGGTTCTCGTTGGTGGTAAGAAATACAGGACCAAGCCTATAACCGTCAATATTCTTTCTGGAGGTGCGAAACCGCGACAACCAAAGAAGGGTGCACCATCGGCAAGACAGCCAGCAGGGCAACCACAGAGCGCAGAGCAGGATGTATTTATTGGAGTGGATGCCAACAAGAAAAGCGTATATCAGGGCGAGCAGATAACAGTTTATTTTACGCTTTATTCTCGCCTTGACCTGGTTAATCTTAGCTACAAAAAAGATGCCGAATTCAAGAATGCGTGGGTGGAAACCATTTTCGAGGCTACAAGGCTTCAGCCCCGCGTCGTGACTATAGGTGGTAAGCGTTATTATGCGTTCCCGATTAAGACAGTTGCTGCGTTTCCGCTTATGCCCGGGTATGTTACCGTTGAGCCTATGGAGCTTAAGTGCGTTGTTCAATACCCACCACGAAGTTTTTTCGACTTCGGACGCCGAGCCGAAATTATTGCCCGAAGCAAACCGCTTAAAATAAAAGTTCTTTCATTACCTGAGGCAGGAAAACCCGATGGTTTTACAGGAGCTGTGGGTAAGTTTTCGTTTTCTTTAAAAGCCGACAGAGATACACTTTCCGTCGGTGATGCTTTGGGGATTACTGTTAGAGTTTCTGGTGCCGGGAATATAGAGACGATAACGCTTCCACAGCCACAATTTCCCCAGGACTTTGAAGTTTTTGACAAAAAGGAAAAGGTAACGAAGGATGTCAAAGGTGAGCAGATAATAGGCACAAAGTCGGCAGAGTATGTCGTGGTTCCCCATAGCGAAGGTGAGTTCATTATTCCACCTGTTGAGTTCAGTTATTTTAATCCGCGAACGAGAAAGTATGTTAAACTCTCATCCGACTCGATTAGAATTGTTGTTGGTCCAGGCAAAGGAGTTTCCATTGTGGGTCCGGTAGGGAGAAGCAGAATCGTTGCAGTGGGCGGTGATATAGAGTTCATTAAGCCCGATGCGCTCAGGCTCACTGTAGGAAGACTGTCACTTCCAAATGGGCTTAGAGCACTCTGGTTCATTCCGATAGAGATTCTCGCTATTCTTGGGGCGTATGCGTACAGGCTTCGCTATGAGCGTATGCTCAGGGACATAAAGCGTATAAAGGCTTCGCGGGCATTTAAGGAGGCTCAGAGAAGGCTTTCTGGGGTTAGGCGAGCCAAGGATGCTGCTCAGGCGCTTTCGGCAATATATGATGCTATATTCCAGTTTATCGCGGCGAAGCTTGGCATAGAAGCAGGCGCTGTTATTTTCGACGAGGCTGCTGCTAAGCTTATGGAAAAAGGCGTCCCTGAGGAGACTATTGAAGGGCTCAGAGATGCGCTCGACAAAATTCATTCTTCGAGGTTTGCGCCAGCTGGCGAGCACTGCGATGTAGTCGAGCTTTCTGAAAAAGTACGAGAGTATCTTAAAACTATAGACGAAACTTTCGACAGGGCATGA
- a CDS encoding tetratricopeptide repeat protein: MNLLVFTLSSATPWKDVKKGIKDFKKGHYEQALKRFKKADSKSDEHLKLALNESSALYMMGKYDEAAKVVAKAITENPEIKDTALYSALFYNLGNCFFKADSIARAAEFYKAALKLNPYDEDAKYNLELAMKLLNESGGGGGSSKKKQGEQSKQQKSQQKKKEQQEKQQAQQEQAEKQKQEQQKAQMKKGAMSKEEAEKLLEAFQRQQQELINQQLKQRRRGARYENPRDW; encoded by the coding sequence GTGAATTTGTTAGTTTTCACGCTCTCCTCGGCGACGCCCTGGAAGGATGTGAAGAAGGGTATCAAGGATTTTAAGAAAGGGCACTACGAACAGGCGCTCAAAAGATTTAAAAAAGCCGATAGCAAAAGCGATGAACATCTGAAACTGGCACTAAACGAAAGTTCCGCACTATACATGATGGGCAAATACGACGAGGCGGCTAAAGTCGTGGCTAAAGCCATTACGGAAAATCCCGAGATAAAGGACACCGCCCTTTATTCAGCTCTTTTTTACAATCTTGGGAATTGTTTTTTCAAAGCGGATAGTATTGCGAGGGCAGCAGAATTCTACAAGGCTGCGTTGAAGCTGAATCCATACGATGAAGATGCGAAGTATAACCTTGAGCTTGCAATGAAGCTTCTTAATGAGTCGGGCGGAGGTGGAGGAAGTAGCAAAAAGAAGCAGGGTGAGCAGAGTAAGCAGCAGAAAAGCCAGCAGAAAAAGAAAGAGCAGCAAGAGAAGCAACAGGCTCAGCAAGAGCAGGCTGAAAAACAGAAACAAGAGCAACAAAAAGCCCAGATGAAAAAGGGTGCGATGTCCAAGGAGGAGGCCGAAAAACTTCTCGAGGCATTCCAAAGGCAACAGCAGGAGTTGATAAACCAGCAACTTAAACAGCGCAGAAGAGGAGCGCGTTACGAGAATCCTCGAGACTGGTGA
- a CDS encoding tetratricopeptide repeat protein, giving the protein MTTRKLTVVFFLLVFALSSAQSDVASYYNEGNKAYRDGKFDEALENYLKAVELGGCDSKLFFNIGNAYFRLGKMGKAILWYERARLLSPNDPDILKNLNFARSLTKDKIVSIYRGSLLQVLFDFIRRIPFKGYWFVLLILSVLATSATIYYILRLSGRWVAVVLWIFVIIFAFGWYIKSASPWELKTAIVVVPKVDVRSEPTETGELLFTIHDGTKVAVKEERFGWFRIMLEDGHSGWVPDSVVELVVAKDLAQRVKKELGEK; this is encoded by the coding sequence ATGACTACAAGGAAACTGACAGTAGTGTTTTTTCTTTTGGTATTTGCGCTGTCGTCTGCGCAATCAGATGTAGCCTCATACTACAACGAGGGTAACAAAGCATATCGTGATGGCAAGTTTGATGAGGCGCTCGAAAATTACCTTAAAGCTGTGGAGTTAGGGGGTTGCGATTCAAAATTGTTCTTCAACATTGGAAACGCATACTTCAGGCTCGGCAAGATGGGAAAGGCAATACTTTGGTACGAGAGAGCGAGGCTTCTTTCCCCTAACGACCCCGACATACTAAAAAACCTCAATTTTGCCCGTTCATTAACTAAGGATAAAATAGTTTCAATATACAGGGGTTCATTGCTTCAGGTTCTTTTTGATTTTATAAGAAGAATACCTTTTAAAGGGTATTGGTTCGTTTTGCTAATACTTTCGGTTTTAGCCACTTCAGCGACTATATATTACATTCTCAGGCTTTCGGGGCGTTGGGTAGCTGTTGTTTTGTGGATTTTTGTTATTATTTTTGCTTTTGGCTGGTACATAAAAAGCGCGAGTCCATGGGAGCTTAAGACGGCTATAGTCGTTGTGCCCAAAGTAGATGTGCGAAGTGAGCCGACTGAAACTGGCGAGCTTTTGTTTACCATACACGATGGTACGAAGGTGGCAGTTAAAGAAGAGAGATTTGGCTGGTTCAGGATAATGCTCGAAGATGGGCATTCAGGGTGGGTTCCTGATTCAGTAGTCGAGCTTGTCGTTGCGAAAGACCTCGCGCAAAGAGTCAAAAAAGAGCTTGGTGAGAAATGA
- a CDS encoding T9SS type A sorting domain-containing protein, whose translation MKQNMCVLILILVFTSISLLSAQSISLEGVLSRLSEGTYGEVAGNYLFVLSDHITIYDISDWLHAREVGAVEISGRKINAFAIKDSFLFVIGTDDRFRVFALGDTVHPSEVANLRLEPYTGRLTHQILIIGDYAYLPARTRGLKILNIANPRSPSVAGSYSCTPNALRVKDTILFAITDDGLTLLNISNPTSPVWLTDVRISGTKSDIMFADSLFYLLSWDTIKVFAFHSPTSVAETAYYAVGTGTKYIEHYNDSIALLLCDTMLATFNLNYLDTFMIISSLGGMKGIGQYLIKLGNKAIVITSKLLHFYDISDPTAISIDTAYGFYFEDSWRYMGYLFSLDKFGHLGVIDIGRPSSMRILSVIPLYGSPQRLMIKNGRLYYRDFGCGVGIVDVGTPTMPYLAGAFRTGSPVYSFTVKDSLLYTVTIDTFYVVNPRNPFSPDIIHAIYFGGVSMPSNVLVDVPDYRAFILSSNNTRAKLYIYDLTSPLGPTLLDTVDIDCSGLGYVAEMKYIGHDRLLMTFSDRGIRIYDVMNPHSVSLVDEASFDYIRRIFVRDTILFANDGNRLLVIKISPDDTMQLLETFDIPYVSYLWGGIYVHPPYAFLSEGSYLFVVNVSEYAGVTEQALLPEIAKITVSPNPFNKACQIKLSGITEPAVMKIISIDGRVVQKIAVSHSGTYYWKPADDVSSGVYEVVVESSGGVVAKKVAFIK comes from the coding sequence ATGAAACAGAATATGTGTGTTTTAATTCTTATCCTTGTCTTTACCAGCATTTCACTTTTATCAGCGCAAAGCATAAGTCTTGAGGGTGTTCTAAGCCGTCTAAGTGAGGGCACCTACGGCGAAGTTGCGGGGAATTATCTTTTCGTCCTTTCGGACCACATAACTATTTACGACATTTCGGATTGGTTGCATGCAAGAGAAGTAGGCGCAGTCGAAATCTCGGGTCGAAAAATTAATGCGTTCGCAATAAAGGACTCATTTCTGTTCGTTATAGGAACTGACGACAGATTCAGAGTTTTTGCTTTGGGTGATACGGTTCATCCTTCAGAGGTTGCGAACCTGAGACTTGAACCCTATACCGGGCGATTAACCCATCAAATACTTATCATAGGAGACTACGCTTATCTTCCAGCGCGGACACGCGGATTAAAAATTCTTAACATTGCGAATCCTCGCTCGCCTTCTGTAGCTGGCAGCTATTCATGCACTCCTAATGCATTGCGGGTAAAAGATACTATACTTTTTGCCATAACTGATGATGGACTTACCCTTCTTAACATTTCCAACCCTACATCGCCGGTGTGGCTTACTGATGTTAGGATTTCGGGCACTAAGTCTGATATTATGTTTGCTGACTCGCTTTTTTATTTGCTTTCGTGGGATACGATAAAGGTTTTTGCGTTTCATTCGCCCACATCTGTAGCTGAAACAGCTTATTACGCAGTTGGCACAGGAACCAAGTATATAGAACATTATAACGATTCCATAGCGTTGCTTCTCTGCGACACGATGCTTGCAACATTTAATCTGAACTATCTCGACACATTCATGATTATCTCATCCTTAGGTGGAATGAAAGGCATAGGGCAGTATCTTATAAAACTTGGCAACAAGGCTATAGTCATAACATCGAAGCTGCTCCATTTCTATGACATCTCAGACCCTACCGCGATATCCATCGACACTGCTTACGGGTTCTACTTTGAGGACTCGTGGAGGTATATGGGCTATCTATTTTCGCTCGACAAATTTGGTCATCTCGGAGTAATAGATATAGGCAGACCCTCAAGTATGCGCATCCTTTCAGTAATTCCTCTTTATGGTTCTCCGCAAAGGTTAATGATAAAAAACGGTCGGCTTTATTACAGAGATTTCGGGTGCGGAGTTGGCATAGTTGATGTAGGCACGCCTACCATGCCTTATCTTGCTGGAGCGTTCAGAACTGGGTCCCCTGTCTATTCTTTTACCGTTAAGGATTCGCTGCTTTACACCGTCACAATTGATACCTTTTATGTAGTTAACCCTCGAAACCCATTTTCTCCGGACATAATTCATGCCATCTATTTTGGCGGGGTTTCAATGCCGAGCAATGTTTTGGTTGATGTCCCTGATTACAGAGCATTCATTCTTTCATCGAACAACACCCGGGCTAAACTTTACATTTACGACCTCACAAGTCCCTTAGGACCAACTCTTCTCGATACCGTGGATATCGATTGCTCAGGGCTTGGTTATGTGGCTGAGATGAAATACATAGGACATGATAGGTTGCTCATGACTTTTTCCGACAGAGGTATCAGAATTTACGATGTTATGAATCCTCACAGCGTGAGCCTTGTTGATGAGGCATCGTTCGATTACATACGAAGAATTTTCGTGAGGGATACGATTCTTTTCGCGAATGATGGTAACAGGCTGCTTGTGATAAAGATTTCACCCGATGATACAATGCAACTCCTCGAAACATTCGATATACCATATGTTAGCTACCTTTGGGGTGGAATTTATGTTCATCCGCCATACGCTTTCCTTTCTGAGGGGTCGTATCTTTTTGTCGTTAATGTTTCAGAATACGCTGGAGTCACTGAGCAAGCTCTATTACCTGAAATAGCTAAAATTACGGTGTCACCGAATCCGTTTAACAAAGCATGCCAGATAAAACTCTCGGGTATTACTGAACCTGCGGTAATGAAGATAATCTCCATAGACGGAAGGGTGGTGCAAAAAATTGCGGTGTCTCATTCTGGTACATATTACTGGAAACCTGCTGATGATGTTTCCTCGGGTGTTTATGAAGTAGTGGTTGAAAGCTCTGGTGGAGTGGTCGCGAAAAAGGTCGCATTTATTAAGTAA
- a CDS encoding YihY/virulence factor BrkB family protein — MLDFMRNWWRHFKAMWSGFYKHGGPTMAAAISFYSLLSVVPLSMFGLSLAGLIMGSPKKAADVILSFINIQNMFPEGVANINKIATKFVSQAPTATVINGFLLFVLSGGVFLVIESAINKVFEVTDKRPLWRQLLMAYFLMFLTYVSLLGSAFFTWGVNLLSDLGVVFLGMTAKDLSTFWKIVFFIAPIILVSFFFSLTYKIVPQRKVRWRYAIFAGLFSGIMWEIAKRIFTIYVKYIVRFNQLYGGISTILATYLWVFYTASIMLLGGELAMSFIKSTKLVTSKV; from the coding sequence ATGCTTGACTTTATGCGAAATTGGTGGAGGCACTTTAAGGCTATGTGGTCGGGCTTTTACAAACATGGTGGACCAACTATGGCGGCTGCTATATCGTTCTATTCATTGCTTTCGGTAGTGCCATTGAGCATGTTCGGACTTTCGCTGGCTGGTCTCATTATGGGGTCACCCAAAAAAGCAGCTGATGTTATACTATCCTTCATAAACATTCAGAACATGTTTCCTGAGGGCGTTGCCAATATCAACAAGATAGCCACGAAGTTCGTGTCTCAGGCGCCCACAGCAACGGTGATAAATGGATTTCTTTTGTTTGTGCTTTCAGGCGGTGTTTTTTTGGTTATAGAATCAGCAATAAACAAGGTTTTCGAGGTTACGGACAAGCGTCCTCTTTGGCGGCAACTTTTGATGGCTTACTTCCTCATGTTTTTAACATATGTCTCACTTCTTGGTTCGGCTTTTTTCACATGGGGAGTAAACCTTCTCTCTGACCTCGGAGTCGTATTCCTTGGTATGACAGCAAAGGACCTCTCGACATTTTGGAAAATAGTGTTTTTCATTGCACCCATAATTTTGGTTTCGTTCTTTTTCAGCCTTACATACAAAATCGTGCCCCAGAGAAAAGTTAGGTGGCGATATGCAATTTTCGCAGGATTGTTTTCTGGCATTATGTGGGAAATAGCAAAAAGAATTTTTACTATATATGTAAAATACATCGTTCGTTTCAATCAGCTTTATGGTGGAATAAGCACCATATTAGCTACATACCTATGGGTTTTTTACACCGCATCGATAATGCTTTTGGGCGGTGAGCTGGCGATGTCTTTCATTAAATCCACAAAATTAGTCACATCGAAAGTATGA
- a CDS encoding phosphotransferase encodes MSAIDFNKILMLFESGRLEVVDLWGGSDRAFRRIFLPEGSVILLFQRQTVELLRYFELLKSLSEQSIPVPKIFGIDAARRVMALEDAGDMSLYLWVNSTSDFSPYFEAVDILARIHELTAVRGASTQPFEFVDLINESHYFTRHFLVRLCEFSPDVLDYIEDEFYGIATEVADSPRGFMHRDYQSQNILIARGKIVVIDFQSARNGFRVYDLVSLLEDPYVSIPERMKFLLIRAYLDSSALTKDEKQRIIEVYPYAALQRLMQATAAYSYLSLEKGKRWFLKFLPVAVERIRFWLDETGRFPGLARVIAESAERIKKFRL; translated from the coding sequence ATGAGCGCGATAGATTTCAACAAAATTTTGATGCTTTTCGAAAGTGGGCGGCTCGAGGTGGTTGACCTATGGGGAGGTTCTGACAGAGCTTTTAGGAGAATTTTTCTGCCCGAGGGAAGTGTCATACTTTTGTTCCAGCGCCAGACTGTGGAACTTTTGCGTTACTTTGAGCTTCTGAAATCACTTTCTGAGCAGAGCATCCCTGTTCCGAAGATATTCGGTATCGATGCTGCAAGGCGTGTGATGGCTCTTGAGGATGCAGGTGACATGTCGCTTTATCTTTGGGTTAACTCTACTTCTGATTTTTCTCCATACTTTGAAGCTGTTGATATTCTTGCGCGTATTCACGAGCTTACAGCAGTTCGCGGGGCATCGACACAGCCCTTTGAATTTGTAGACTTGATAAATGAGTCCCATTACTTCACAAGACATTTTCTTGTAAGATTGTGCGAATTTTCGCCCGATGTGTTGGATTACATCGAGGATGAGTTTTATGGTATAGCGACTGAAGTTGCGGACTCTCCTCGAGGGTTCATGCACAGGGATTATCAATCTCAAAACATTCTTATTGCGCGTGGTAAAATAGTGGTTATAGATTTTCAAAGCGCCCGGAACGGGTTCAGAGTGTATGATCTGGTCTCGCTTCTTGAGGACCCATATGTGTCCATACCTGAAAGGATGAAATTTTTGCTTATAAGGGCGTATCTTGATAGTTCAGCACTAACCAAAGATGAGAAACAACGGATAATCGAGGTTTATCCTTATGCTGCGCTACAAAGGCTCATGCAAGCTACCGCAGCTTACTCTTATCTTTCGCTTGAGAAGGGCAAACGATGGTTCCTTAAATTTCTGCCCGTGGCTGTTGAGAGAATAAGGTTCTGGCTCGATGAAACGGGCAGATTTCCCGGATTGGCGCGCGTTATTGCCGAATCAGCGGAACGCATCAAAAAATTTAGATTATAG
- a CDS encoding VWA domain-containing protein gives MNIVSGKIGFANPYVLLLLLFIPLGFYLLRRYRRAAMIYPVTRRFANTMRSIRVILWRALPYIWAVGLGLLIVAAARPRAGFTVEKKYTKGIDIVIALDISSSMYAVDFQPKNRIEVAKLEAKNFIKGRPNDRIGLVVFASKAFPQCPLTIDHNILLQLLDKVSVGDIEDGTAIGDAIITAAGRLRNSKAKSKVIILLTDGRNNTGKIDPITAAQAAAALGIKIYTIGMGKRGKVLYPVKDVFGRTRLMPMDIPIDEDALRQIASSANGKYFRATSREKLHKIYQEIDKLEKTKIIVKRFKRYKELFYYPLIAGFILVLAAIVFEYLVVRQIP, from the coding sequence ATGAACATAGTCTCGGGCAAGATTGGTTTCGCCAATCCTTATGTTCTTTTGCTTTTACTTTTCATACCGCTGGGGTTTTATCTTCTCAGGCGGTATCGAAGAGCTGCGATGATTTATCCTGTAACGCGGCGATTCGCTAATACCATGCGTTCGATAAGGGTAATTTTGTGGCGGGCATTGCCCTACATTTGGGCTGTAGGGCTTGGACTTCTCATTGTTGCCGCCGCGCGCCCGAGAGCAGGTTTTACAGTGGAAAAAAAGTACACAAAAGGAATAGATATAGTTATCGCTCTCGACATATCGTCATCGATGTATGCTGTTGACTTTCAGCCGAAAAACAGGATAGAGGTGGCAAAACTTGAGGCAAAGAATTTCATAAAGGGGCGACCGAACGATAGAATAGGACTTGTGGTTTTCGCTTCGAAGGCTTTTCCGCAATGCCCATTGACTATCGACCACAATATTTTGCTCCAGCTTCTCGACAAAGTTAGTGTTGGTGACATAGAGGATGGCACGGCTATAGGTGATGCCATAATAACCGCAGCTGGTAGACTTAGAAATAGCAAGGCGAAAAGCAAAGTCATAATTCTTCTTACCGACGGCAGGAACAACACAGGCAAAATAGACCCTATAACTGCTGCTCAGGCTGCTGCTGCGCTGGGGATAAAAATATATACTATAGGAATGGGAAAGCGCGGGAAAGTTTTGTATCCCGTCAAAGATGTCTTCGGTAGAACGAGGCTTATGCCGATGGACATTCCAATCGATGAGGATGCGCTCAGGCAAATCGCATCGTCCGCAAATGGTAAATATTTTAGGGCAACGAGCAGGGAAAAACTGCATAAAATTTATCAGGAAATAGACAAGCTTGAAAAAACGAAAATAATAGTCAAACGATTTAAGCGCTACAAAGAGCTGTTTTATTATCCGCTTATCGCGGGTTTTATTTTGGTGCTCGCAGCTATTGTGTTTGAATATCTGGTAGTGAGGCAAATACCATGA